In Gossypium raimondii isolate GPD5lz chromosome 12, ASM2569854v1, whole genome shotgun sequence, a single window of DNA contains:
- the LOC105761968 gene encoding uncharacterized protein LOC105761968 produces the protein MLEVELHTIVDGLQLAWEQGVRCLVIESDSKTVMDLILRNERGGSSWLGLEICNWMAKDWYVKLRFVPRTTNMTVDAIAKEVRRHTMGFLFFAHLPTASEGSRCDHTR, from the coding sequence ATGTTAGAAGTTGAACTTCATACAATTGTGGATGGACTCCAATTGGCATGGGAGCAAGGGGTGCGTTGTTTGGTTATTGAGAGTGATAGTAAAACAGTGATGGATTTAATACTTAGGAATGAGAGAGGGGGAAGCTCTTGGTTGGGGTTGGAGATTTGTAATTGGATGGCGAAGGATTGGTATGTTAAGCTTCGGTTTGtgccaagaacaacaaatatgACAGTTGACGCTATAGCTAAGGAGGTTAGGAGGCACACAATGgggtttcttttctttgctcaTCTGCCTACTGCCTCCGAAGGTTCCAGATGTGATCATACAAGATAA
- the LOC105763214 gene encoding 3-dehydroquinate synthase, chloroplastic, translating into MACATNAISLSLSSNPNSKLSSDFIPKLNRPVNVSLCASTSAELDPGRLFLSRPIGLSRRICANATPVMDQSVGERSSSVPTIVEVDLGNRSYPIYIGSGLLDQHELLQKHVHGKKVLVVTNTTIAPLYLDKVVDALTKGNPNVSVENVILPDGEKYKNMETLMKVFDKAIESRLDRRCTFVALGGGVIGDMCGFAAAAFLRGVNFIQIPTTVMAQVDSSVGGKTGINHPLGKNLIGAFYQPQCVLIDTDTLSTLPDRELASGLAEVIKYGLIRDAEFFEWQEKNMEKLMARDPDAFAYAIKRSCENKAEVVSLDEKESGLRATLNLGHTFGHAIETGFGYGEWLHGEAVAAGTVMAVDMSYRLGWIDSSIMKRVNDILQRAKLPTAPPETMTVEMFKSVMAVDKKVADGLLRLILLKGPLGNCVFTGEYDRKALDDTLSAFCKS; encoded by the exons ATGGCCTGCGCCACTAACGCtatctctctttctctctcttccaACCCCAACTCCAAATTGTCCTCTGACTTCATCCCCAAGCTTAATAGGCCCGTCAATGTTTCTCTTTGCGCTTCCACTTCCGCTGAGTTGGATCCCGGACGACTTTTTCTCTCCAGACCCATTGGACTCAGTCGCAGGATTTGCGCCAATGCAACTCCGGTGATGGATCAGTCGGTTGGTGAAAGGAGCTCTTCAGTGCCCACTATTGTTGAGGTGGATTTGGGTAATCGGAGTTACCCGATCTACATCGGCTCCGGGTTGCTTGATCAGCATGAGCTTCTTCAAAA GCATGTTCATGGGAAGAAAGTTCTTGTGGTAACTAACACTACAATTGCTCCTTTGTATTTGGATAAAGTCGTTGATGCGTTAACAAAGGGAAACCCGAATGTTTCTGTTGAAAATGTGATACTACCTGATGGTGAGAAGTACAAAAACATG GAGACTCTCATGAAAGTTTTTGACAAGGCCATCGAGTCCCGATTGGACCGGAGATGTACATTTGTTGCTCTTGGCGGTGGTGTGATTGGTGACATGTGTGGTTTTGCTGCTGCTGCTTTTCTTCGCGGTGTTAATTTTATCCAGATTCCTACTACTGTTATGGCGCAG GTGGATTCTTCGGTTGGGGGTAAAACTGGCATAAACCATCCTCTTGGGAAGAACTTGATTGGTGCTTTCTACCAACCTCAATGTGTGCTCATAGACACTGACACATTGAGCACATTGCCAGATAGGGAACTGGCTTCAGGTCTGGCAGAGGTTATAAAGTATGGGCTCATCAGAGATGCTGAGTTTTTTGAGTGGCAGGAAAAGAATATGGAGAAACTGATGGCAAG GGATCCTGATGCGTTTGCTTATGCTATAAAGCGATCATGTGAAAACAAGGCTGAGGTTGTGTCACTAGATGAGAAGGAAAGTGGATTGAGGGCTACACTGAACTTGGGTCATACATTTGGTCAT GCAATAGAAACTGGGTTTGGATATGGAGAGTGGCTACATGGAGAAGCTGTTGCAGCTGGCACG GTTATGGCTGTTGACATGTCATATCGCCTTGGTTGGATTGACAGTTCAATTATGAAACGGGTTAATGACATATTACAGCGGGCTAAGTTACCTACTGCTCCTCCTGAAACCATGACTGTGGAAATGTTCAAATCTGTCATGGCG GTTGATAAGAAGGTGGCTGATGGGCTACTAAGGCTTATCCTTCTGAAAGGTCCTCTGGGAAATTGTGTTTTCACCGGCGAGTATGATAGAAAGGCCCTGGATGATACACTTTCTGCATTTTGCAAGTCTTAA